The proteins below are encoded in one region of Colletotrichum lupini chromosome 5, complete sequence:
- a CDS encoding bZIP transcription factor: MGTSPNHASTGGDTKSPKQSNNATPPRQSKSDTLSIPLLADSSPKDIVVAAIIVVVVVVFVVVHSLTTT, from the coding sequence aTGGGGACCTCACCGAACCACGCCTCGACCGGGGGTGATACGAAGTCACCCAAACAGTCCAACAATGCCACTCCCCCACGTCAAAGTAAGTCGGACACCCTCTCCATCCCCTTACTCGCTGATTCTTCACCGAAAGACATCGTCGTTGCTGCCATTatcgtcgttgtcgtcgtcgtcttcgtcgtcgttCACTCGCTTACCACAACTTAG